A region from the Saccharomonospora azurea NA-128 genome encodes:
- a CDS encoding enoyl-CoA hydratase/isomerase family protein produces the protein MLHHRDTVFVLELGEDENRFSPDWLDTVHGMLDTVEKHDGPAALVTAGQGKFYSNGLDLEWLMAHADRMQDYVRDVHELFARVLTLPVPTVAAVNGHAFGAGAMLAMAHDFRVMRADRGFFCFPEADINIPFTPGMAALIQGKLTPAAAIASMTTAQRFGGQDAERLGLVDAVASEDELLDAASDRVRALAGKDKGTLGAIKSTMFASVVTALRTTSPES, from the coding sequence ATGCTGCACCACCGCGACACCGTGTTCGTGCTGGAACTCGGAGAGGACGAGAACCGGTTCTCTCCGGACTGGTTGGACACCGTTCACGGGATGTTGGACACGGTCGAGAAGCACGACGGGCCCGCGGCGCTGGTCACGGCGGGGCAGGGCAAGTTCTACTCCAACGGGCTCGACCTGGAATGGCTCATGGCCCACGCCGACCGGATGCAGGACTACGTGCGGGACGTGCACGAGTTGTTCGCGCGGGTGCTGACCCTCCCGGTGCCCACGGTCGCGGCCGTCAACGGTCACGCGTTCGGTGCGGGCGCCATGCTGGCGATGGCGCACGACTTCCGCGTCATGCGCGCGGACCGGGGCTTCTTCTGCTTCCCCGAGGCGGACATCAACATCCCGTTCACCCCGGGCATGGCGGCGCTGATCCAGGGCAAGCTCACGCCCGCCGCCGCGATCGCGTCGATGACGACGGCACAGCGGTTCGGTGGGCAGGACGCGGAGCGGCTCGGGCTCGTCGACGCCGTCGCGTCGGAGGACGAACTCCTGGACGCCGCGAGCGACCGCGTCCGTGCGCTGGCCGGCAAGGACAAGGGCACGCTCGGTGCGATCAAGTCGACGATGTTCGCGTCCGTCGTCACGGCTCTGCGCACCACGTCGCCGGAGTCCTGA
- a CDS encoding electron transfer flavoprotein subunit alpha/FixB family protein encodes MSEVLVLVDHVDGEVKKVTYELLTAARALGEPSAVVVGAPGTAAKAKESLAAYGAAKVYVAESDDAGAYLVTPKVDALAAVVEQASPAAVLVAASSEGKEVSGRLAVRIGSGWLVDAVGVNADGSAEQSIFGGAFSVKAKTTRGVPVISVRPGAVEAEQAEGAAAEETVALPAVDPAKSAKITGVEPVVAGDRPELTEASIVVSGGRGVGSAEQFEVVEKLADSLGAAVGASRAAVDSGYYPAQFQVGQTGKTVSPQLYIALGISGAIQHRAGMQTSKTIVAVNKDPEAPIFEIADFGVVGDLFAVAPQLTDEVAKRKG; translated from the coding sequence ATGAGCGAAGTACTCGTCCTCGTCGACCACGTCGACGGTGAGGTCAAGAAGGTCACCTACGAGCTGCTCACCGCGGCGCGTGCGCTCGGCGAGCCGTCGGCCGTGGTCGTCGGTGCGCCCGGTACCGCCGCGAAGGCGAAGGAGTCGCTGGCGGCCTACGGTGCCGCGAAGGTGTACGTGGCCGAGTCGGACGACGCCGGCGCCTACCTCGTGACCCCCAAGGTCGACGCGCTGGCCGCCGTCGTGGAGCAGGCCTCGCCCGCCGCGGTGCTCGTCGCCGCCAGCTCCGAGGGCAAGGAGGTGTCGGGTCGGCTGGCCGTGCGCATCGGTTCGGGCTGGCTCGTCGACGCCGTGGGCGTGAACGCCGATGGCAGCGCGGAGCAGTCGATCTTCGGCGGTGCGTTCTCCGTCAAGGCGAAGACCACGCGCGGCGTGCCGGTGATCTCGGTGCGTCCGGGCGCTGTCGAGGCCGAGCAGGCCGAGGGCGCCGCTGCCGAGGAGACCGTGGCGCTGCCCGCCGTCGACCCGGCGAAGTCGGCGAAGATCACCGGTGTCGAGCCCGTCGTGGCGGGTGACCGCCCCGAGCTGACCGAGGCCTCGATCGTGGTGTCCGGTGGCCGTGGTGTGGGTTCCGCCGAGCAGTTCGAGGTCGTCGAGAAGCTGGCCGACTCGCTCGGTGCGGCCGTGGGCGCGTCCCGGGCCGCGGTGGACTCCGGTTACTACCCGGCGCAGTTCCAGGTCGGCCAGACCGGTAAGACCGTGTCGCCGCAGCTCTACATCGCCCTGGGCATCTCCGGTGCGATCCAGCACCGTGCGGGCATGCAGACCTCCAAGACGATCGTGGCGGTCAACAAGGACCCGGAGGCGCCGATCTTCGAGATCGCCGACTTCGGTGTCGTGGGCGACCTGTTCGCCGTCGCCCCGCAGCTGACCGACGAGGTCGCCAAGCGCAAGGGCTGA
- a CDS encoding electron transfer flavoprotein subunit beta/FixA family protein — protein MTNIVVLVKQVPDTYSERKLNETDHTLDRESADAVIDEINERAVEEALKIKEAGEGEVTVLCVGPDRATDAIRKALSMGADKAVHVSDEALRGSDLISTAKVLAAAVGKVGDVDLVIAGNEASDGRGGAVPAVLAELLGMPQLTHARQVTVEGGTIKVDRETEDGITHLEASLPAVVSVTEKINEPRYPSFKGIMAAKKKPVETLTIADLGVDAGEVGLANAGTTVLEASPKPPRTAGQKVADEGDGGTKVAEYLVSQKII, from the coding sequence ATGACCAACATCGTTGTCCTGGTCAAGCAGGTGCCCGACACCTACTCGGAGCGAAAGCTCAACGAGACCGACCACACCCTCGACCGTGAATCCGCCGACGCCGTGATCGACGAGATCAACGAGCGCGCCGTGGAGGAGGCGCTCAAGATCAAGGAAGCCGGTGAGGGCGAGGTGACCGTCCTGTGCGTCGGTCCCGACCGCGCCACCGACGCGATCCGCAAGGCGCTGTCCATGGGCGCCGACAAGGCGGTCCACGTCTCCGACGAGGCCCTCCGCGGCTCCGACCTCATCTCCACCGCCAAGGTGCTGGCCGCCGCGGTGGGCAAGGTCGGCGACGTCGACCTCGTCATCGCGGGCAACGAGGCCTCCGACGGCCGTGGCGGTGCCGTCCCCGCGGTGCTGGCCGAGCTGCTCGGCATGCCGCAGCTGACGCACGCCCGCCAGGTGACCGTCGAGGGCGGCACCATCAAGGTGGACCGCGAGACCGAGGACGGCATCACCCACCTCGAGGCGTCCCTGCCGGCCGTGGTCAGCGTCACCGAGAAGATCAACGAGCCGCGTTACCCCTCGTTCAAGGGCATCATGGCGGCCAAGAAGAAGCCGGTGGAGACCCTCACCATCGCGGACCTGGGCGTCGACGCGGGCGAGGTCGGCCTCGCCAACGCCGGCACCACCGTGCTCGAAGCCTCGCCGAAGCCCCCGCGGACCGCGGGCCAGAAGGTCGCCGACGAGGGCGACGGCGGCACGAAGGTCGCCGAGTACCTGGTGTCCCAGAAGATCATCTGA
- a CDS encoding DegV family protein gives MGGRSRYPAGVPVTVITDSTACLPEQLAAQWGISVVQLSIRANGRVDDEIRFDRAELVDTLRAGKPVTTSPPDPGAFFWTFQDAVSAGADAIVSLHISRRLSATADAAREAAQQVRVPVYVVDSATTSMSLGFAALSAARAAAAGAGAQRVLDVAHRRYRSSREFMYVDTLEHLRRGGRIGAAAALLGSAFSIKPLLTVKDGEVAPLARVSGARRAMSKMVDLAVAEAGERPVDVAVASVTPSDREMTLVSQLRGRIPKLNDIVLVHASTVITAHVGPGALGITVAPIP, from the coding sequence ATGGGTGGACGGAGCCGTTACCCTGCGGGCGTGCCAGTAACAGTGATCACAGACTCGACAGCTTGCCTGCCCGAGCAACTGGCCGCTCAGTGGGGGATTTCCGTCGTCCAGCTCTCGATTCGGGCCAACGGACGAGTCGACGACGAGATTCGCTTCGACCGGGCGGAGTTGGTCGACACGTTGCGCGCGGGGAAGCCGGTGACCACCAGTCCTCCGGACCCGGGAGCGTTCTTCTGGACCTTCCAGGACGCGGTGAGCGCGGGAGCGGACGCCATCGTCAGCCTCCACATCTCGCGCCGCCTCTCCGCCACGGCCGACGCGGCACGCGAGGCGGCGCAACAGGTTCGCGTGCCGGTCTACGTCGTGGACAGCGCCACCACCAGCATGAGCCTCGGCTTCGCGGCGCTGTCCGCCGCGCGCGCGGCCGCGGCGGGCGCCGGAGCGCAACGCGTCCTCGACGTCGCCCACCGCCGCTACCGCTCCAGCAGGGAGTTCATGTACGTCGACACGCTGGAGCACCTGCGGCGCGGGGGCCGCATCGGCGCGGCGGCGGCACTGCTGGGCAGCGCCTTCTCGATCAAGCCTCTGCTGACGGTCAAGGACGGCGAGGTGGCCCCGCTGGCGAGGGTGTCGGGCGCACGCCGCGCGATGTCCAAGATGGTCGATCTCGCCGTCGCCGAAGCGGGCGAGCGACCGGTCGACGTCGCCGTGGCCTCCGTGACGCCGTCGGATCGCGAGATGACACTGGTGTCGCAACTACGCGGGCGCATCCCGAAGCTGAACGACATCGTGCTGGTGCACGCCAGCACCGTGATCACCGCGCATGTCGGTCCGGGCGCCCTCGGCATCACGGTCGCACCCATCCCCTGA